The Amycolatopsis coloradensis sequence ACTGGGCATTGCGGTGATCACACGAATCGTCTCGGGCCCCGGGAGCGGATAACCTTCGGGCATGGCAGCCGTGAACAGGGTATTCGCAGCTCAGCTGGCCGGTTTGCCGGTTTTCGGCCCCGATGGTGAATCGATCGGCAAGGTGCGGGACCTGGTGGCGGGCCTGCGCTTGGACCAGCAACCCCCGCGGATCCTGGGCATCGTGGTCGAGCTGACGACGAGGCGCCGCGTGTTCGTGCCGATGTTGCGCGTGACCTCGATCGAGCCCAGCGCGGTCACGCTCGCCACCGGATCGGTGAACATGCGGCGGTTCCACCAACGGCCCAACGAGGTGCTGGTGGTCGGGCAGCTGTTCGACGCGCACGCCACCCTCGCCGGCTCGGACACGCGGGTCACCGTCGTCGACGCCGGCATGGAACCGACCCGGACGCGGGACTGGGTGCTCGCGAAACTCGCGATCCGGGAACGGTCGAGCAGGCTCGGCCTCGGCAGACGGCGCTCGGCGATGCAGGTGCTGCCGTGGGCGGAGGTGTCCGGGCTCGGGCTCACCGACCTGACCGGCCAGACCCAGGGCGCGGCGCAGCTGCTGATGCTGTTCGACACCATGCGCGCGGCCGACGTCGCCGCCACGGTCCGCGATCTGCCGCTCAAACGACGGCACGAGGTCGCCGACGCGATGGACGACGAGCACCTGGCCGACGTCATCGAGGAGCTTCCCGAAGACGACCAGAAGGAACTGCTGTCCTACCTCGCCGAGGAACGCGCAGCCGACATCCTGGAAGCGATGGACCCCGACGACGCCGCCGACCTGCTGGCCGAATTGGCTCCCGCCGAGCAGAACCGGTTCCTGGAGCTGATGGAACCCGAGGAGTCGGCGCCGGTGAAGCGGCTGCTGGAGTACTCCTCCGACACCGCGGGCGGGTTGATGACGCCCGAACCGGTGGTGCTGACGCCGGACGCCACGGTCGCGGAGGCGCTCGCGCACATCCGCAACGCGGACCTCCCGGTGGCGCTGGCGAGCATGGTGTTCGTCTGCCGTCCGCCGACGGAGACGCCGACCGGGCGCTTCGTCGGCGTCGTGCACTTCCAGCGTCTGCTGCGCGAACCACCCGCGGAGATGGTGGCGAGCGCCGTCGACTCGCAGCTGCCCGCGCTGCGGCCGAACGCCACCTTGTCCGAGGTCACCCGCTACTTCGCCGCCTACAACCTCACCTGCGGGCCGGTGGTGGACGCCGAGGACCACCTGCTCGGCGCGGTCACCGTCGACGACGTGCTCGACCACCTACTCCCCGAGGACTGGCGCGAGACCGGCCTGCACGACATCACCGGAGAGATCACCGAGGAGGCCGAACGTGCCTGAACTGATGTCCGGGCGGCGGCTCGACCAGCCCCGCGGCCAGAG is a genomic window containing:
- a CDS encoding magnesium transporter MgtE N-terminal domain-containing protein, whose translation is MAAVNRVFAAQLAGLPVFGPDGESIGKVRDLVAGLRLDQQPPRILGIVVELTTRRRVFVPMLRVTSIEPSAVTLATGSVNMRRFHQRPNEVLVVGQLFDAHATLAGSDTRVTVVDAGMEPTRTRDWVLAKLAIRERSSRLGLGRRRSAMQVLPWAEVSGLGLTDLTGQTQGAAQLLMLFDTMRAADVAATVRDLPLKRRHEVADAMDDEHLADVIEELPEDDQKELLSYLAEERAADILEAMDPDDAADLLAELAPAEQNRFLELMEPEESAPVKRLLEYSSDTAGGLMTPEPVVLTPDATVAEALAHIRNADLPVALASMVFVCRPPTETPTGRFVGVVHFQRLLREPPAEMVASAVDSQLPALRPNATLSEVTRYFAAYNLTCGPVVDAEDHLLGAVTVDDVLDHLLPEDWRETGLHDITGEITEEAERA